The following are encoded in a window of Salinibacter ruber DSM 13855 genomic DNA:
- the gcvH gene encoding glycine cleavage system protein GcvH, whose translation MDTPDDLYYTDDHEWLRVENGTATVGITDFAQSELGDIVFVELEPEGTKLGQDDIFGTVEAVKTVSELYMPVGGTITAINTELELSPEVVNEDPYGDGWMIEIELAAPDEAEELMGADAYAEVT comes from the coding sequence ATGGACACGCCGGACGACCTTTACTACACAGACGATCACGAATGGCTGCGCGTCGAGAACGGCACGGCCACCGTGGGCATCACGGACTTCGCACAGAGCGAGCTCGGCGACATCGTGTTCGTCGAGCTGGAGCCGGAGGGGACAAAGCTCGGGCAGGACGACATCTTCGGGACCGTCGAGGCGGTTAAGACGGTGTCGGAGCTGTACATGCCCGTTGGGGGGACCATTACGGCGATTAACACGGAGCTTGAGCTCTCGCCGGAGGTCGTAAACGAGGATCCGTACGGGGACGGATGGATGATTGAGATCGAGCTCGCAGCGCCCGACGAGGCGGAGGAGCTGATGGGGGCCGATGCCTACGCGGAGGTCACGTGA
- the coaD gene encoding pantetheine-phosphate adenylyltransferase: MDPNFALYPGTFDPFTFGHRDVLERALRVFDRVEVTVGVNLEKETLFSTQERTALVRRCTEDLDGVEVQAHQGLIVDRAQKVGAVALVRGLRQVSDFDAEFRMAFANRKLAPELETVFFMTSEEYALISSSMVRDAHRWDGDVSKFVPPPVVEALEQKGVPARS, translated from the coding sequence ATGGACCCGAACTTTGCCCTGTACCCCGGCACGTTTGATCCCTTCACGTTCGGCCACCGGGACGTTCTAGAGCGGGCCCTCCGCGTCTTCGACCGTGTGGAGGTGACCGTGGGCGTGAATCTCGAAAAAGAAACCCTCTTTTCGACCCAGGAGCGCACGGCGCTCGTGCGGCGGTGCACCGAAGACCTGGACGGGGTGGAGGTGCAGGCCCACCAGGGGCTCATCGTGGATCGGGCGCAGAAGGTCGGGGCGGTGGCCCTGGTGCGGGGGCTCCGCCAGGTGAGCGACTTCGACGCGGAGTTCCGCATGGCCTTCGCCAATCGGAAGCTGGCCCCGGAGCTGGAGACCGTGTTCTTCATGACCTCCGAGGAGTACGCCCTCATTAGCTCCTCGATGGTGCGGGACGCCCATCGGTGGGACGGAGACGTCTCGAAATTCGTGCCGCCCCCGGTCGTGGAGGCGCTGGAGCAGAAGGGCGTGCCGGCCCGGTCGTAA
- a CDS encoding RsmD family RNA methyltransferase: MKLIAGRFGGHGLKTPSGHETRPSTARTREALFGLIDARIYLEGAEVLDLFCGTGALGLEAISRGAELVTFVERKREVINYARENAEKIGVADKCIFIQGDAVEYLRTYQGPALDLIMADPPYKLDAMKEMPDLAVPHLDTDGVFTLEHSSHDWFDEHPRLMTSRSYGRTIVSLFRPPLPPEDEAAGDATDDVESAPESSPTTS; encoded by the coding sequence ATGAAACTCATTGCCGGCCGGTTTGGGGGCCACGGTCTCAAGACCCCCTCCGGCCACGAGACGCGCCCCTCGACGGCCCGGACGCGCGAGGCCCTGTTTGGGCTCATCGACGCCCGCATCTACCTCGAAGGCGCAGAGGTGCTCGACCTCTTCTGCGGCACGGGGGCACTCGGCCTGGAGGCCATCAGCCGGGGGGCGGAGCTCGTGACGTTCGTGGAGCGGAAGCGCGAGGTCATCAACTACGCCCGCGAAAACGCCGAGAAGATTGGGGTGGCGGACAAATGCATCTTCATACAGGGGGATGCCGTGGAGTACCTGCGGACCTACCAGGGGCCGGCCCTCGACCTCATCATGGCGGATCCGCCCTACAAGCTGGACGCCATGAAGGAGATGCCCGACCTGGCGGTGCCCCACCTCGATACCGATGGGGTCTTCACGCTCGAACACAGCTCGCACGACTGGTTCGACGAGCATCCCCGGCTGATGACGAGTCGGTCCTACGGGCGCACCATCGTGAGTCTGTTTCGCCCCCCGCTCCCCCCCGAGGACGAGGCCGCGGGGGACGCGACGGACGACGTAGAGTCGGCCCCGGAGTCCTCCCCGACGACGTCTTAG
- a CDS encoding pyridoxine 5'-phosphate synthase: MTNLLINVDHVGTLRNAREETFPDPVHAAARCEQAGADGIVFHLREDRRHITERDVRLLAETVNGKLDFELSTEEEVVSICCDVVPDLATLVPERREEVTTEGGLDVTASRPRLNAVTDRLYDAGVDQVSLFVDPVPAQIEATAAVGANCVELHTGDFAEASTEAARREEAERLAAAADAAHEAGLRVHAGHGLDYNNFSLFRETVPHVAEVSIGFAVMARAILVGMDQAVRDMRATVANAQP, encoded by the coding sequence GTGACGAACCTGCTCATCAACGTTGACCATGTGGGCACCCTCCGCAATGCCCGCGAGGAGACCTTCCCCGACCCTGTACACGCCGCTGCGCGCTGCGAGCAGGCCGGGGCGGACGGGATTGTTTTTCACCTCCGTGAGGACCGCCGGCACATTACGGAGCGGGACGTGCGTCTCCTGGCCGAGACCGTAAACGGCAAGCTCGACTTTGAGCTGTCCACCGAGGAGGAGGTGGTCTCCATCTGCTGCGACGTGGTGCCGGATCTGGCCACGCTGGTGCCCGAGCGGCGCGAGGAGGTCACCACGGAAGGCGGGCTCGACGTCACGGCGAGCCGCCCCCGCCTCAACGCCGTTACGGATCGCCTCTACGACGCCGGCGTGGACCAGGTCAGCCTCTTCGTTGACCCGGTCCCGGCCCAAATCGAGGCCACCGCCGCGGTGGGCGCCAACTGCGTGGAGCTTCACACCGGCGACTTTGCCGAGGCCTCCACCGAAGCCGCCCGGCGCGAGGAGGCCGAGCGGTTGGCCGCGGCCGCCGACGCCGCCCACGAGGCGGGCCTTCGGGTGCACGCCGGGCACGGGCTGGACTACAACAACTTTTCTCTCTTCCGGGAGACGGTCCCTCACGTCGCCGAGGTGTCCATCGGCTTTGCCGTGATGGCCCGCGCCATTCTCGTGGGCATGGACCAGGCGGTTCGCGACATGCGTGCAACCGTCGCGAATGCTCAGCCGTAG
- the era gene encoding GTPase Era — translation MEHSEPLFDDISDDHTSGYVAIVGKPNVGKSTLMNALLGEKLSIVTKKPQTTRHRVLGIHSGPEHQAIFLDTPGIIEPRYALHETMMGQVQGAIRDADLLLFLHEATQDEPDTQSLKKIGDTPAFLVLTKMDLIPKEETLPLVESYEDRRAFDEVVPTSAKEGFNLQTLLHLVLDTLPEGPPFYPKDRISEHPERFFVAEMIREKVYKHYHQEIPYSVQVNVVAYEERPEGTKDYIDAEIVVMEESHKGILIGEGGKALKKVGTTAREDIEAFVQSPVYLNLHVKVQENWRDRKTVLRSYGYLA, via the coding sequence ATGGAGCACTCCGAGCCCCTCTTCGACGACATCTCCGACGACCACACCAGCGGCTACGTCGCCATCGTGGGCAAGCCCAACGTGGGCAAGAGCACGTTGATGAACGCCCTGCTCGGCGAAAAGCTGTCGATCGTCACCAAAAAGCCGCAGACCACCCGGCACCGCGTCCTCGGCATCCACTCGGGGCCGGAGCACCAGGCCATCTTTCTAGACACGCCGGGCATCATCGAGCCGCGCTACGCGCTCCACGAAACCATGATGGGGCAGGTGCAAGGGGCCATTCGGGACGCCGACCTACTGCTCTTTCTGCACGAGGCCACCCAGGACGAGCCGGACACGCAAAGCCTGAAGAAAATTGGCGACACGCCGGCGTTTCTGGTCCTCACCAAGATGGACCTGATTCCGAAGGAGGAGACCCTCCCCCTCGTGGAGTCCTACGAGGACCGCCGCGCCTTCGACGAGGTAGTGCCGACCTCGGCCAAGGAGGGCTTCAACCTCCAGACCCTCCTCCACCTCGTGCTGGACACCCTGCCGGAGGGCCCGCCCTTCTACCCGAAGGATCGGATCAGCGAGCACCCGGAACGCTTCTTCGTGGCCGAGATGATCCGGGAGAAGGTGTACAAGCACTACCACCAGGAAATCCCCTACTCCGTGCAGGTCAACGTCGTGGCCTACGAGGAACGGCCCGAGGGGACGAAGGACTATATCGACGCCGAGATCGTCGTCATGGAGGAGTCGCACAAGGGCATCCTCATCGGCGAGGGAGGCAAAGCGCTCAAGAAGGTGGGCACGACGGCCCGCGAGGACATCGAGGCGTTCGTTCAAAGCCCCGTGTACCTGAACCTGCACGTGAAGGTACAGGAGAACTGGCGCGACCGGAAGACCGTCCTCCGCTCTTACGGTTACCTGGCGTAG
- a CDS encoding 4-phosphoerythronate dehydrogenase codes for MTSLQILADANIPRVEDAFGQFGTVRRMPGREMTTSDVAAADVLLVRSVTPVGPALLDGTPLRFVGSATIGTDHVDRDYLRAQGIPFAHAPGSNADSVADYVVAALLGLARRRGGALEERTVGIVGCGNIGGRLARRLSALGMEVLRNDPPRARAADADGTGHGFVPLDTVLGAADVVTLHVPLKASGPDPTHHLVDAAFLDRLGDGAWLLNTSRGAVVDGDALLAARRRGDVAAAVLDVWENEPSPDPALIEAVDLATPHIAGYAYDGKVRGTEMLYEALCDALGGEARWAGTDAIRPASADALRGRAPDPRLSATEWRFELARQAYDPAVDDASLRDLVKLGPDARGEAFAHLRAGYRRRREMQQHTVPGTAVPAEHEQAVTEGLKMKLD; via the coding sequence GTGACCAGCCTGCAAATTCTTGCGGACGCCAACATTCCTCGTGTCGAGGACGCCTTCGGGCAATTTGGGACGGTGCGCCGGATGCCGGGGCGCGAGATGACGACGTCGGACGTCGCGGCGGCGGACGTGCTCCTCGTGCGGAGCGTAACGCCCGTCGGGCCGGCGCTACTGGACGGAACGCCCCTCCGGTTCGTCGGGTCGGCGACCATCGGGACGGACCACGTTGACCGGGACTACCTGCGAGCACAGGGCATTCCGTTCGCACACGCCCCGGGCTCAAACGCCGACTCGGTTGCCGATTACGTGGTGGCGGCGCTGCTCGGACTGGCCCGTCGCCGTGGGGGGGCGTTGGAAGAGCGAACGGTCGGCATTGTGGGATGCGGCAACATCGGAGGGCGTCTCGCCCGTCGGCTTTCGGCGCTGGGGATGGAGGTCCTTCGAAATGATCCCCCCCGAGCGCGGGCCGCCGACGCAGACGGAACGGGCCACGGATTTGTGCCCCTCGATACGGTGCTCGGGGCGGCCGATGTCGTGACGCTTCACGTTCCGCTGAAGGCGTCCGGGCCCGATCCGACCCATCATCTGGTGGACGCCGCGTTCCTGGATCGGCTCGGCGACGGGGCGTGGCTCCTGAACACCTCGCGCGGTGCGGTCGTGGACGGGGATGCGCTCCTCGCGGCCCGGCGGCGGGGAGACGTGGCGGCGGCGGTGCTGGACGTGTGGGAGAATGAGCCGTCGCCCGACCCGGCGCTCATCGAGGCCGTGGACCTGGCGACGCCCCACATCGCCGGGTACGCCTACGACGGAAAGGTGCGGGGAACGGAAATGCTGTACGAGGCGCTCTGCGACGCGCTGGGGGGGGAGGCGCGGTGGGCGGGAACGGACGCCATCCGTCCCGCCTCGGCGGACGCGCTGCGGGGCCGGGCCCCGGACCCGCGGCTGTCCGCAACAGAGTGGCGCTTCGAGCTCGCGCGACAGGCCTATGACCCCGCGGTCGACGACGCGTCCCTCCGAGACCTGGTGAAATTGGGGCCGGATGCACGGGGCGAAGCATTCGCGCACCTCCGAGCCGGCTACCGCCGCCGACGCGAGATGCAGCAGCACACGGTCCCGGGAACGGCCGTTCCCGCCGAGCACGAGCAGGCCGTCACGGAGGGGCTGAAGATGAAGCTCGACTGA
- a CDS encoding cell wall hydrolase — translation MSKRTILLCASVGTLVFSAGSVSPNSDSEPGIDAPRHASVAEASPAGAGGGTAPALQQLSAAYAPATPRAAGPGAGSELDAPREESSALLPAPANLEEPTLWLARAIYSETKLPHEQELVAWVVRNRVETAYRGRRTYRAVVLDPYQFSAFNPGAAKRARYLRLQPEASLPRWRQALWVARYVRHAEGRAYRPFPVETRHFYSERSMRGRAVPYWAERGGFVAPDPGRYAVDERRFRFFKQIS, via the coding sequence ATGAGCAAACGTACGATTCTTCTCTGCGCATCCGTCGGCACGCTTGTCTTTTCGGCGGGGTCGGTGTCTCCGAACTCCGACTCCGAACCCGGCATCGACGCTCCCCGGCACGCATCGGTTGCCGAGGCGAGCCCCGCCGGTGCAGGCGGCGGCACGGCCCCCGCCCTGCAGCAGCTGTCCGCCGCATACGCCCCCGCCACGCCCCGCGCCGCGGGGCCAGGCGCAGGGTCCGAGCTCGATGCCCCCCGGGAAGAATCGTCCGCATTGCTCCCTGCCCCGGCCAACCTCGAAGAGCCGACCCTGTGGCTGGCCCGGGCCATCTACTCGGAGACGAAGCTGCCCCACGAGCAGGAGCTGGTCGCCTGGGTGGTGCGCAACCGCGTGGAGACCGCCTACCGGGGCCGCCGCACCTACCGGGCGGTCGTGCTGGATCCCTACCAGTTTAGCGCCTTCAACCCCGGCGCCGCGAAGCGGGCCCGCTACCTGCGGCTCCAGCCGGAGGCCTCGCTCCCGCGGTGGCGGCAGGCCCTCTGGGTGGCCCGCTACGTGCGGCACGCCGAGGGGCGGGCCTACCGTCCGTTTCCGGTCGAGACGCGGCATTTCTACAGCGAGCGGTCGATGCGGGGGCGGGCGGTGCCCTACTGGGCGGAGCGGGGGGGCTTTGTGGCGCCGGACCCCGGCCGGTACGCGGTCGACGAGCGGCGCTTCCGGTTCTTTAAGCAGATCTCGTAG
- a CDS encoding outer membrane beta-barrel protein, whose translation MHASTKQTAYSALLVLLVLGLSAAPAQAQLGVGGGLNFESAGDIETSTTDNATLDNSTGYHVGLVYELGLGPATIRPGFFYRRVGTFEFSRNALPQGETQFDVSAWQVPVDLRFTVLPTPLVSPYVLAGPMATFPRGEGDFGDATEDISYSLNVGVGANISLPAVSLKIQPELRYEFGASKFIKDDFEIGDTSFQPQDSPSFSAFGLRVNVIF comes from the coding sequence ATGCACGCTTCTACGAAACAGACCGCGTATTCCGCTCTCCTCGTCCTTCTTGTGCTCGGGCTCAGTGCGGCTCCGGCGCAGGCCCAGTTAGGAGTAGGAGGCGGGCTCAACTTTGAGTCGGCGGGCGACATCGAGACGAGTACGACCGACAATGCCACTCTTGACAACTCGACCGGATACCACGTCGGCCTGGTCTACGAGTTGGGACTCGGGCCCGCGACGATCCGACCCGGCTTCTTCTACCGACGGGTGGGCACCTTCGAGTTTTCCCGCAACGCTCTCCCGCAGGGAGAAACTCAATTTGACGTGTCCGCCTGGCAGGTGCCCGTGGACCTTCGATTTACGGTGCTACCCACGCCGCTCGTCAGCCCGTATGTTCTTGCGGGACCGATGGCCACGTTTCCACGGGGGGAAGGTGATTTCGGCGATGCGACGGAGGACATTTCGTACTCCCTCAACGTAGGGGTTGGTGCAAACATCTCCCTACCTGCCGTGTCCCTGAAAATTCAGCCTGAGCTCCGCTACGAGTTTGGGGCGAGTAAATTCATCAAAGACGACTTCGAAATCGGGGACACCTCGTTCCAGCCTCAAGACAGCCCGAGTTTCAGTGCGTTCGGGTTGCGTGTGAACGTGATCTTCTAG
- the bshA gene encoding N-acetyl-alpha-D-glucosaminyl L-malate synthase BshA has protein sequence MKVGITCYPTYGGSGVVATELGKALAERDHEIHFIASDLPFRLSHVAGNIFFHEVNVQSYPLFDYPPYTLSLTSKMVDIAKHVGLDLLHVHYALPHASSAVMAQQILSSEDLDLPIVTTLHGTDITLIGRDPSFAPVVTWSINESDGVTAVSDYLRQETYDHFEVSEDVEVIPNFIDTDRFVRQDKEHFKQALCPNGEKVIVHVSNFRPVKNTDQVVEVFHRLQNGTSNVKLLLVGDGPDRVPTERKARELGVYDDIRFLGKQDPIEEILSIADVFLMPSGSETFGLAALEAMACEVPVVASDVGGLPELVVHGETGFLCQLDDVDAFTEHTRTLLHDEDQHAEMAAAARKRAVETFDIDRVVPLYEDYYERVRSGTVHTGA, from the coding sequence ATGAAAGTTGGAATCACTTGCTACCCCACCTACGGCGGTAGTGGGGTCGTGGCCACCGAACTCGGCAAGGCCCTCGCCGAGCGCGACCACGAAATCCACTTCATCGCCTCGGATCTTCCCTTCCGGCTCTCCCATGTGGCCGGCAACATCTTCTTCCACGAGGTCAACGTTCAGAGCTACCCGCTCTTCGACTACCCGCCGTACACCCTCTCGCTCACCAGCAAGATGGTGGACATTGCCAAGCACGTGGGGCTCGACCTGCTACACGTGCACTACGCGCTGCCCCACGCGTCGAGCGCCGTGATGGCCCAGCAGATTCTGAGCTCGGAGGACCTGGACCTTCCCATCGTGACCACCCTCCACGGCACCGACATCACACTCATTGGGCGGGACCCGTCGTTCGCCCCCGTCGTGACGTGGTCAATCAACGAGTCCGACGGGGTGACCGCCGTCTCCGACTACCTCCGCCAGGAGACCTACGACCACTTTGAGGTCTCGGAGGACGTCGAGGTGATTCCCAACTTCATCGACACCGATCGCTTCGTGCGCCAGGACAAGGAGCACTTCAAGCAGGCGCTCTGCCCGAACGGGGAGAAGGTCATCGTGCACGTTTCCAATTTTCGCCCCGTCAAGAACACCGACCAGGTGGTGGAGGTCTTCCACCGACTGCAGAACGGGACGTCAAACGTGAAGCTGCTGCTGGTGGGCGACGGACCGGACCGCGTGCCCACGGAACGGAAGGCACGGGAGCTTGGGGTGTACGACGACATCCGCTTCCTCGGAAAACAGGACCCGATCGAAGAGATTCTGTCGATCGCCGATGTTTTCCTGATGCCGAGCGGCTCGGAGACCTTCGGCCTGGCCGCCCTGGAGGCGATGGCCTGCGAGGTGCCCGTCGTGGCCAGCGACGTCGGCGGGCTGCCGGAGCTGGTCGTGCACGGGGAGACCGGGTTCCTCTGCCAGCTCGATGACGTCGACGCGTTCACCGAACACACCCGGACGCTCCTCCACGACGAGGACCAGCACGCCGAGATGGCCGCGGCGGCACGGAAGCGGGCGGTCGAGACCTTTGACATCGACCGCGTGGTGCCGCTGTACGAAGACTACTACGAGCGCGTCCGGTCGGGCACCGTTCACACCGGCGCCTAG
- a CDS encoding MBL fold metallo-hydrolase, which produces MQVEPFTFSSFMTNAYLCHDQGEAVLVDASCETEAECEQVMTVIEEQGLDVQHLLLTHAHVDHIFGCTFFEEAFGQRFKAHEAAVPFIERAEEQATAFGVEVDPPSVPTAHLAEGDTVSFGDVTLEVLHTPGHSPDSISFVDRPGRQALTGDVLFQNSIGRTQGLPETSRAQLLNSVTETLLPLGDDVTIYPGHGPATTIGRERAQNPFVQEALRA; this is translated from the coding sequence ATGCAGGTTGAGCCGTTTACGTTCAGCTCCTTCATGACGAACGCCTATCTCTGCCACGATCAGGGCGAGGCGGTGCTCGTCGACGCGAGTTGCGAGACCGAGGCCGAATGCGAGCAGGTGATGACCGTCATCGAGGAGCAGGGCCTTGACGTGCAGCACCTGCTCCTCACCCACGCCCACGTGGATCACATCTTCGGGTGCACGTTCTTCGAGGAGGCGTTTGGACAACGGTTCAAGGCGCACGAGGCCGCCGTGCCCTTCATCGAGCGGGCGGAGGAGCAGGCCACGGCGTTCGGGGTGGAGGTCGACCCGCCGTCGGTGCCCACGGCCCATCTCGCGGAGGGAGACACCGTCTCGTTCGGCGACGTCACCCTTGAGGTGTTGCACACGCCGGGCCATTCCCCCGACTCCATCTCCTTCGTCGACCGCCCGGGCCGACAGGCACTCACGGGAGACGTCCTGTTCCAGAACTCGATCGGCCGGACGCAGGGCCTTCCGGAAACGTCCCGTGCACAGCTCCTAAATTCGGTGACCGAGACGCTGCTCCCCCTCGGCGACGACGTCACGATTTATCCCGGCCACGGCCCCGCAACGACCATCGGCCGGGAGCGCGCGCAGAATCCCTTCGTGCAGGAGGCCCTCCGGGCGTAG
- a CDS encoding LptF/LptG family permease translates to MLRRLHWIVLRRLPGPFFGWLGTLMFLLLMQFLIRWLPEIAGKGIPVSVIVELIAYNLAYMVVLAVPMSVLLAALMAFGELAESQYYTVIKSTGISFGQIVWPALVVAALLMGGMLYFNNVMLPEANHRARQLWSDIRGKRPGFELRPGIFYEDMEDYSILVQDRPPGTNKLIDVTIYDYTQGRDRQAVIKAERGVIESSAGGARLTLTLRNGEMHRPLPPDANNQSERYERLTFDRHRIRFTLSNVVFRRSESEETARSTRTMRTPRLLDTLDSLKTERDARYQTLYERTQDELSPSVAADTSAPAPVAPAHPSSYLALADLDADARRSVVSPAVQRARSAQSAIQNIRRDTEWQTRRIRSYQVEFYKKFSIALACLIFMVVGAPLGLALRRGGLATIGAVALGIFMLYWITLVQGEKLSERGFFPPWLGMWIANLLMSGAGLWLILYVVLDLGATPPLRRRLWEWLRSLRS, encoded by the coding sequence ATGCTGCGCCGCCTCCACTGGATCGTACTGCGTCGGCTCCCGGGGCCCTTTTTCGGGTGGCTGGGCACACTCATGTTTCTGCTGCTGATGCAGTTTTTGATTCGGTGGCTGCCCGAGATTGCGGGAAAAGGGATTCCCGTTTCCGTAATCGTCGAGCTAATCGCCTACAACCTGGCGTATATGGTGGTGCTGGCGGTGCCGATGTCGGTGCTGCTGGCCGCCCTGATGGCGTTCGGGGAGCTGGCCGAGTCGCAGTACTATACCGTTATCAAGAGCACCGGCATCTCCTTCGGCCAGATCGTGTGGCCGGCGCTCGTGGTGGCCGCCCTCCTCATGGGGGGCATGCTCTACTTCAACAACGTCATGCTTCCGGAGGCGAACCACCGGGCCCGCCAGCTCTGGAGCGACATTCGGGGCAAGCGGCCCGGCTTTGAGCTCCGGCCGGGCATCTTCTACGAGGACATGGAGGACTACAGCATTCTGGTGCAGGACCGTCCGCCGGGAACCAACAAACTGATCGACGTGACCATCTACGACTATACCCAGGGGCGGGACCGGCAGGCCGTCATCAAGGCCGAGCGCGGCGTCATTGAGTCGAGTGCAGGGGGGGCCCGCCTCACCCTCACCCTCCGGAACGGAGAGATGCATCGGCCCCTGCCCCCGGATGCGAACAACCAGTCGGAGCGGTACGAGCGGCTTACGTTCGACCGCCACCGCATTCGGTTTACCCTCTCGAACGTCGTCTTCCGGCGCTCGGAGTCGGAAGAGACTGCCCGTTCCACCCGCACCATGCGCACCCCGCGGCTGCTCGACACGCTCGATTCCCTGAAGACGGAGCGAGACGCGCGGTACCAGACCCTCTACGAGCGGACGCAGGACGAACTGTCTCCGTCGGTCGCCGCGGACACGTCGGCCCCGGCCCCCGTCGCCCCGGCGCACCCGTCGTCCTACCTGGCCCTCGCTGATCTTGACGCCGACGCGCGCCGGTCGGTGGTGTCGCCGGCGGTTCAACGCGCACGGTCGGCACAGTCCGCCATTCAAAACATCCGGCGGGACACGGAGTGGCAGACCCGGCGCATTCGGAGCTACCAGGTCGAGTTCTACAAAAAGTTCTCGATCGCGCTCGCCTGTCTCATCTTTATGGTTGTGGGGGCGCCGCTGGGCCTTGCACTGCGCCGGGGCGGGCTCGCCACGATCGGGGCCGTCGCGCTTGGCATCTTCATGTTGTACTGGATTACGCTCGTGCAGGGGGAGAAGCTGTCGGAACGGGGCTTCTTCCCGCCGTGGCTGGGCATGTGGATCGCCAACCTCCTCATGTCCGGCGCGGGCCTCTGGCTGATCCTGTACGTCGTCCTCGACCTGGGCGCCACCCCGCCGCTGCGCCGGCGCCTCTGGGAGTGGCTGCGCTCGCTTCGGTCGTAG
- the rsmI gene encoding 16S rRNA (cytidine(1402)-2'-O)-methyltransferase, which yields MLYLVPTPIGNLDDITLRALRVLREADLIACEDTRTSGRLLDHHDVDTPTTSYHEHNEREKTPELLTRMRVGRDVALISDAGSPGISDPGFYIARACWEEDIEVQALPGPTALIPALTASALPSDRFAFEGFLPKKQGRQTRLTTLADEPRTVVLYESPHRLLRTLEDLIEHFGADRRAAVARELTKKYEEVERGTLKEVRSYFGGYKKVRGECVVVVDGAS from the coding sequence ATGCTCTACCTGGTGCCCACCCCCATCGGCAACCTGGACGACATTACGCTGCGCGCCCTCCGGGTCCTTCGGGAGGCGGACCTGATTGCCTGCGAGGACACCCGGACCTCCGGCCGCCTTCTGGACCACCACGACGTAGACACCCCCACCACGAGCTACCACGAACACAACGAGCGCGAAAAGACGCCCGAACTGCTCACTCGCATGCGCGTGGGACGCGACGTCGCCCTCATCAGCGACGCCGGTTCGCCCGGCATCTCGGATCCAGGTTTCTACATCGCCCGCGCCTGCTGGGAAGAGGACATCGAGGTGCAGGCCCTCCCCGGCCCGACGGCCCTTATCCCGGCGCTCACCGCCAGCGCCCTCCCCAGCGACCGCTTCGCCTTCGAGGGCTTCCTGCCCAAAAAGCAGGGGCGCCAGACCCGCCTGACGACGCTGGCGGACGAGCCGCGCACCGTGGTCCTCTACGAGTCCCCCCACCGGCTGCTACGCACCCTCGAGGACCTCATCGAGCACTTCGGGGCCGACCGCAGGGCCGCCGTGGCCCGGGAGCTCACGAAAAAATACGAAGAAGTCGAACGAGGAACGCTCAAAGAGGTGCGGTCGTACTTCGGGGGGTATAAGAAAGTACGGGGCGAGTGCGTTGTGGTCGTTGACGGGGCATCCTGA
- a CDS encoding thioredoxin family protein: protein MAVAPAHAQEASEECTVGQLEMTSSSSSSASPGRRPDSSATLAKRSTVTDPRPAVSVAPTTEAESFVQDRIEEDGLHVVHFWAPWCANSRNELDNGWAGLVADNPDVTFTFVTVWNDDESGAAMLNDYNLPDRVVEVTQPDLGPSDTEANRRYSFLGLPVTWIPSTWIFHSNGELAFAMNYGEMEMQTVQRLLDATSADW from the coding sequence ATGGCAGTCGCCCCCGCCCACGCTCAGGAGGCGTCGGAAGAGTGTACGGTCGGCCAACTGGAAATGACGAGCTCGTCCTCGTCCTCAGCGTCCCCGGGCAGGCGCCCCGACTCGTCCGCCACGCTGGCCAAGCGGTCCACCGTCACCGACCCACGCCCTGCCGTGTCGGTAGCCCCCACGACGGAGGCGGAGTCCTTCGTGCAGGATCGCATTGAGGAGGACGGGCTCCACGTGGTCCACTTCTGGGCCCCCTGGTGTGCCAATTCACGGAACGAGCTGGACAACGGCTGGGCCGGCCTCGTCGCCGACAACCCGGACGTCACGTTTACGTTCGTCACCGTATGGAACGACGACGAGAGCGGGGCCGCGATGCTGAACGACTACAACCTTCCGGACCGGGTCGTGGAGGTGACCCAGCCGGACCTCGGCCCGAGCGACACAGAGGCAAATCGGCGGTACTCCTTCCTCGGGCTCCCCGTCACCTGGATTCCGTCGACCTGGATTTTTCACAGCAACGGGGAACTCGCCTTCGCCATGAACTACGGCGAGATGGAGATGCAGACTGTTCAGAGGCTCCTCGACGCGACGAGCGCAGACTGGTAG